From Branchiostoma floridae strain S238N-H82 chromosome 5, Bfl_VNyyK, whole genome shotgun sequence:
GTTTTGAACCCAGAAACACCTTACCGATTCGGCCACATGATATCACTAGCTTGCTTCCGTATTGCTATTTCATTGCAGTGTAGCAGTTCTTATATATTAGAagtctatgtaacgttatgtttaacAGCACGAACTGACTTACACCAGCGCGACGGTTGTGGCTGCTTGCCCCAGTACAGAAGCCAGGCGACACATGAGCAGGTACATGCTGAAGAACAGCGTGTCCAGCCGCTGGTTGGTCTGCAGCTGGTAGGCGTCCACGATGTCGGACAACATGGTCCTGTGGGAGAGAAAGGTTCAATTTGATAAATCCATGATTGCTTTAAAATGTTAATATTATTAAGATCTTTGGAAACTAGAATAGTCAAGATTGACCCGCACTATTTCGAATATAGAGCTGTTTGCCCCCCATTGTAAACGTTTGTTCATTGATGGGAAAATCTTTGGCTTTCTGTACTTcctgtaacttagtgtaaggTTCTCTCGATGCGTGTCTCTCCTCCAATACGTGAATTTTATGTTTCAGCCGACATGGCGTCCCCAACCGAAGCTACGTACAGTGTACCCAATTCACATCATGGATAAATAAGGAAATTGGTGCAAAGCGCGCCTTTCGTTGATCGGGACACAACATTGGGGGCTGCTGGTgcttcaaacccaggacctttaGATTCTGAATATCAACATCCAAAACCACACGGGCACCATGTTACGAATTTTGACCTACCATGGGATGTAGCTGTTGGCGGACATCAGCGCCCCCATGAAGACGATAATGACTATCACTACGGGCAGGTTCCCGGGAGGTACAAGGCCGCACCCAGTCAGGAACGGGATCGTCAACTGTAGATACGAAATCCAATTATTCATCAGACGCTACAATCAGAAGATGGCTTGTCATAAGCAAGCTGACAGTAACCCTACTTTACCTTTATCAGCGGGGTGAACTATGTCCGTTGTAATTTTCTTCTAAAACAGGGTATaaaatttagggatatcacgtcgaagggcaatatctttaaaatacaacattgcagtttgaaaccgcccttcgtcgacgtgatatccctcGATACCGTGTAATgcaacgggtataggttaccccgcggataaaggttaacgtgcacatttttttctttgccgCGGGTCACCGTTAAGCATGGCTCAAAAGCCAACCAGGGTTAAGGACTATTCAAAAAACGTAAATGAGAACTGGGTGAGATACGTACATAAGAACGAAATGATGAGTATCAATTAAGAAGAGAATTAAAGTTGCCGACATGAAAAATTAGCCTAAGAGAACCTCCACAGTTGACCTCGAGGGCCCATTTCGATTTTGCGCCTAGTAAAAAAATTCTTGAATTGAATCTAAACAAAATGTTTGCAACATTTAACAGGTGATagaaatgattgattgaaagaCAAGATAACAACACATATAGATCACGCTTTGAATATTTGAAATGATTGATTTCTTGTACTCACCGCCACCATGACTATGTAGACCGGCTTCTTTCCGAATTTGTCGACAAGTACGCCGACTGCAGGCAGGGCCACTACAGTAGATACCTGTGGAATAACCAAAGTGATCACACGCATGTACACGGAATATAGCACTGTCTATTTATCACATTATGTTGCTTCGAAAACTTCTTCAGTCGAAAACCGTGTTAACAACTTTCACATGTGATAATGGTGGACACAATGATTTCACGAAATTCACGTTATGTAACAAGTACACAATCTTTGcactcttactagtgaaatattgtgatagtggggtgctatcacattcttactaatagacacaatctttGTACCCTTACCAGTGAAATAATGTAATAAGGGAATGGTACCAACcatctatcacattatttcaataGTATATAGACGATTATTGTAATAATCGTTCGAAAATAAGtaacttttatattttctgtcctgaaatactattcagggctaaataaCTGTGTCCTCAATAATCAAGTCTTGAAATATGTCACTGTTCAAAAGACGCCGATGAGCCCTTAGTGACAATTCAAAACCTTTTTTCCATTAGAAAGAAGCGACATAGAGAGGCAAAGGAATGACAAAGCGATGTGAAATCACATTAAGAGAACACTGTGAAATAAAACTTACCACAGTAATCAACAGGATGTTTGGCACTTGACTGCGGAGATCGAGTGAATATTGTAGGTAGATAGCTGCACCTCCTGAGTAGATCTGCAAGATGGCGTGCATGATATAGATCGGTTATGAGTAAAACGACGGAAGTACGAAATCTATGTATGTCAAAGGGCGGCAAAACTTCATCTAGCTCCGATAGATGGCAATGCGATCGGCATTTAGTCTTTCTTGTATGCTAATAGATAAAGTTTTCCTTGATTTTGTGGATAACTCAATATGGACATCCTTAAATCGATGTAAGACCACGTTACTAAAGAAAACGAAGGAAGTCATAATTTCTTACATCTAAGTCATGACGAATGTTGTTACAAGGATTGAACACGCGTACGCTGCATAGTTTACCTTATGACAAACAACAATGAATCATTATTTCACCATGAGGATGGTTGTGGTCAACcctttttcatcattttgttcaaaatacaaattaactagaaaggccgacatttgagCAAACACAGAATGTTTCAATCCACCCCCATCCCAACGAAAAAAATGTGCTGTTTCATGTCCACCTTTTGTATGGAATTGGGTCTATTCCCAAACATCATCTCACtccaaaatggatttttaagccccctacccccccccccccagaatagactcttccagaacacccctgcAAAATGAACTGAATCTatgtgacccattttccattccTAGTGCTAAAGCTTCCCCTATGAAATATCAATAATGAAAGGTTTCACTCACCACAGTTGGAGAATATAAACAGACATCGTATATCAGGAAGTAGACGTTCGGACGGAAGGTAACCACGCCTTTCAGCGTCTTCAGGAAGTTTCCGTTCAAATTCTGCTCGTTTTCTCTTTCCATATCTGTGAAAAAAGACAGATGCCTTAATATTTGGATAAAAGGTTATCAATGAAAAGCTGTGTTCTAGACTGGGGAATACTTTCACAGACGAAACTAGTCGATTGTGTGGCGAGTAGGTTGCTTTTCATCGAGGAAAAGTTTTAAAGAACGGAAAAAAGGTTTTAGGAATAACATGAAGTACTGGAATAGCCAGGTTCAATTGAACatactttgaaacttgtcaaactGAAAAAGACTTGAAGATAACATTTGTAGTAGACAGATGGACACTGTAGGTAGGAGTTTTAATGTTTTGGTCAATAGGAAAATAACCCAAGGCTTAGGGGAAAATGCAAACTTGAGAGGGTATACGGTGCAGCTGGAAAGATGAAACAATTCTCACCTCTTCTCTCCTTCACTCCTAGTGTGACTATCAGGGTTGCCAACAGGGACATGCCACACATGGCCCCGGCAGAGATCAGGTACCCgtttttctgaagaaaaaatcaacAGTAGTTAGAGTACGAGCAGCTAACAACACGTAACGATTGGTTGCGtgggtctgtccttggtgctgaacgccatccacacagACGTCCATGTATTTTACAGCGACCTTTTTCACAGTTAACATTTGCATACACACATAAGCAGGCCtatgcacacaaaaaacacacacgcaaacacaaacaaaacacaaacatacattgtatgattcTAAAACAAATCATAACTTTTGTTATGAAATTGATTTAGTAAATTTCCCCCACAACCTTTGATAACTGCATGCTTACGACATCCTCCAGTTCCTCTGGGTCTATGCGGTGGTTTGTGCTGTTGTCGGTGCTGTTCGCTAGTCTACAGGCTTTCTCAGGCGCCGTGTCGTAAGCGGCCACGATCTGACCATGCAGGGCGATACCCACTACTACAGCAACCAGCTCAACGGCGCCTCCTGGCGGAATGTTACAAAACGACACATAACTGTTATGTGCGAGTCAAGCGTAGCATGTAGATACGTTTATTTTTAAACAAACAAGAACGATCGATGATAATTTAAGGTTATCTACCGGACATTACAGAGTATTAAGAAAACGTGAGCATTGACAGTAAAACATTTTAATCACtaatcttgtttgtttgtttatttgtggtGGTTCAAAAATGTGTTGTCTCGCAGAAAGTGGGGACAGAAGGAGTGACGTACTTATGAGTGTAGCTCTGTTCCTGGCGTTCTCGTCATCAGACATGTACATCACCAGGGTCCGGTAGGAGACGTTGTTagcctgcatttgaggggaaaGGACATGTCAACTATGTTACTTAGGCCGgcgccacagcaagtaaattttatggatgacgtcctctgcagactgcaaaaatagtgcgatagggcgaaaaaaaacaagatgggtgaaaaaaaacaagatggctacattttatAAATAGGTACCATTAAGTTGTGCTGAATgctgtaacaagaattaaagggacaaaacacggtatcagagccaacaaggcattcattcctgtattcaagacatgaactggtgtggtaaaagtgacactagtgtggtagactgacaTCACCAATATAGTTGGTAaccactcatggcttccatattggtgtcacttttacaactatccaataagtttgatttctacaactacagtcctgggtacctcgtaagtgttacttctacaagtacaattattaggctacaacacaacatatttgctcattttggtacgtTATCGTCATGTttaccatccctgcagaagaaaaaaaatattgttttttttctgaaatcaggcaaaaattaatgcgcgcgctgatgtcatccataaaatttactcgCTGTGGCCTTTAATAGCCTGAAAAAGGATAACGGAAGGATACCTAACATTGATAAAAGCGTTTTGCAAAGTTATAATTTAGTCACTCTGCTTAATATTGTTATTTCTGTCCCATCTTGATATATACGATCTTACTTCTCTGCATATATGTGTAGCTTGTTATGTtgtattcaaattttctttcttttttttttcattttgtttattgAAGACTTACCGTCTGTAGAAACATGAAGAGTGAACTCAGCAGGAGATAATAGATCATCTTCACAACATCCGGGAGATTAGGTGGGACGTACCAAGACAGGAAGTACACGGGAATGAGAAGTATTCCCGACCAAAAGAtcctagaagacaacaaaatccaGTTATTGAATTAATAAAGGAATTGAGACCTTCATTGATATTGTTCATATGCATATACCAACTAGGAAAACGAGGAACCATAAATATAAACACATCAAGTGTAAGTAAAACAAGTTTCATATATACAGACCACCATCTTAGCATATTTACCAACATCACATTGGACATTCATCACAGCACCACGGAAAAACAGCGATATCGCNNNNNNNNNN
This genomic window contains:
- the LOC118415819 gene encoding sodium-dependent lysophosphatidylcholine symporter 1-B-like isoform X2 (The sequence of the model RefSeq protein was modified relative to this genomic sequence to represent the inferred CDS: added 122 bases not found in genome assembly), with the protein product MSAQYATVVVFISRTWDVVSNLIAGRLISSTNTRFGRMKPWIFWSGILLIPVYFLSWYVPPNLPDVVKMIYYLLLSSLFMFLQTANNVSYRTLVMYMSDDENARNRATLIRGAVELVAVVVGIALHGQIVAAYDTAPEKACRLANSTDNSTNHRIDPEELEDVKNGYLISAGAMCGMSLLATLIVTLGVKERRDMERENEQNLNGNFLKTLKGVVTFRPNVYFLIYDVCLYSPTVIYSGGAAIYLQYSLDLRSQVPNILLITVVSTVVALPAVGVLVDKFGKKPVYIVMVALTIPFLTGCGLVPPGNLPVVIVIIVFMGALMSANSYIPWTMLSDIVDAYQLQTNQRLDTLFFSMYLLMCRLASVLGQAATTVALVIGGYVTGECTQPESVDTSLRILMSGLPVGLSLIGLVCLIKYPITEEIRKENKEALDEMTASLQEMKTPVASK
- the LOC118415819 gene encoding sodium-dependent lysophosphatidylcholine symporter 1-B-like isoform X1 (The sequence of the model RefSeq protein was modified relative to this genomic sequence to represent the inferred CDS: added 122 bases not found in genome assembly), giving the protein MSAQYATVVVFISRTWDVVSNLIAGRLISSTNTRFGRMKPWIFWSGILLIPVYFLSWYVPPNLPDVVKMIYYLLLSSLFMFLQTANNVSYRTLVMYMSDDENARNRATLIRGAVELVAVVVGIALHGQIVAAYDTAPEKACRLANSTDNSTNHRIDPEELEDVVSMQLSKKNGYLISAGAMCGMSLLATLIVTLGVKERRDMERENEQNLNGNFLKTLKGVVTFRPNVYFLIYDVCLYSPTVIYSGGAAIYLQYSLDLRSQVPNILLITVVSTVVALPAVGVLVDKFGKKPVYIVMVALTIPFLTGCGLVPPGNLPVVIVIIVFMGALMSANSYIPWTMLSDIVDAYQLQTNQRLDTLFFSMYLLMCRLASVLGQAATTVALVIGGYVTGECTQPESVDTSLRILMSGLPVGLSLIGLVCLIKYPITEEIRKENKEALDEMTASLQEMKTPVASK